A window of Corticium candelabrum chromosome 3, ooCorCand1.1, whole genome shotgun sequence contains these coding sequences:
- the LOC134177829 gene encoding uncharacterized protein LOC134177829: protein MVVYHHSKSVGKWQERDAISTYNEIYRDELYLHDGFFKLDDLTKTVFDCGANIGLFSLWAAQRCPKAKIFAFEPIPHTFDMLKRNVARHGFDDRHQLYHVGLAEIPLNGKPHDREVNFRFYPEFSAISTCLWEEQEQIHILTAPTEDNDLQIFERFETVECKIRCLSDIIKEEGVSEIDYLKIDVEGNELDVINGLYRDDWNKIQQVCAEVQSTNGKIEKFKKILKDSGFEVSLTNAKAEWLGHGIKMIYGRRPEYRK from the coding sequence ATGGTCGTCTATCATCACTCTAAATCCGTTGGGAAATGGCAAGAAAGAGATGCCATTTCGACCTACAACGAGATCTACAGAGATGAACTTTATCTTCATGACGGTTTCTTTAAGTTAGATGACTTGACGAAAACTGTGTTTGACTGTGGCGCTAACATTGGCTTGTTCTCTCTTTGGGCTGCTCAACGATGTCCGAAAGCGAAAATCTTCGCTTTTGAACCGATACCGCACACATTTGACATGCTGAAACGCAACGTCGCCAGACATGGATTCGATGATCGCCATCAACTCTACCATGTCGGGTTGGCAGAGATCCCTTTGAACGGAAAGCCACATGATAGGGAAGTGAACTTCCGCTTCTACCCAGAGTTCAGCGCTATTTCGACATGCTTGTGGGAAGAGCAGGAGCAGATTCACATTCTTACCGCGCCAACTGAAGATAACGATTTACAAATATTTGAACGGTTTGAAACAGTCGAGTGCAAGATTCGTTGTCTCAGCGACATTATTAAAGAAGAAGGAGTGAGCGAGATTGATTATCTCAAAATTGATGTTGAGGGTAATGAGTTGGATGTTATCAATGGGCTCTATAGAGACGACTGGAACAAAATACAGCAGGTTTGTGCTGAAGTCCAATCAACTAACGGTAAAATTGAGAAGTTTAAGAAAATCTTGAAAGACAGCGGATTCGAGGTTTCTCTTACGAATGCAAAAGCAGAGTGGCTTGGACATGGTATTAAGATGATTTATGGTCGTAGACCAGAATACAGAAAGTAA